The Paenibacillus sophorae genome has a segment encoding these proteins:
- a CDS encoding carboxymuconolactone decarboxylase family protein, with protein MSNPKMPSCAQKAIDDFSPKLVGLTDNVLFGDILERRALSPRDRSLIAVVASLVTGGDTEKLSFHINYAKQNGLTEEEIIETITHLAFYAGWPKATSAYTVTKKVFAKERK; from the coding sequence ATGTCAAACCCTAAAATGCCTTCTTGTGCACAGAAAGCAATTGACGATTTTTCGCCAAAACTTGTTGGACTAACCGATAATGTTTTATTTGGAGATATTTTGGAGCGTAGAGCACTTTCTCCTCGGGACCGCAGTTTAATTGCTGTAGTAGCTAGTTTAGTTACGGGTGGAGATACGGAGAAACTAAGTTTTCATATAAACTATGCCAAACAAAATGGTCTTACGGAAGAAGAGATCATTGAAACGATTACCCATCTTGCTTTTTATGCCGGTTGGCCGAAAGCAACGTCTGCCTATACAGTTACAAAGAAAGTTTTTGCGAAGGAACGTAAGTGA
- a CDS encoding TetR/AcrR family transcriptional regulator codes for MPKVDRRILKSQEAIKKAVIELMSEKNFDGITIQDISDRANVHRATIYLHYADKFDLLDKLIEEHINEMREINEYACEMDWRDANLVYFEYFERNYLFFSTMLASKGAPSFRTRFLEFLIEEYKAEVNINEERNHGLDEEVMGCFMGTAFVGIVEWWIRKGMPYPPHVMANQVGMLLERVV; via the coding sequence ATGCCTAAAGTAGATAGAAGAATACTCAAATCGCAGGAAGCGATAAAAAAAGCCGTTATTGAACTGATGTCCGAAAAAAATTTTGATGGCATTACCATCCAGGATATTTCCGATAGGGCAAATGTTCACCGAGCAACCATATATCTTCATTACGCGGATAAATTTGATCTACTGGATAAGCTCATTGAAGAACATATTAACGAAATGCGGGAAATCAACGAATATGCATGTGAAATGGACTGGAGAGATGCTAATCTGGTCTACTTCGAATACTTTGAGCGTAATTATCTCTTCTTTTCGACAATGCTAGCGAGTAAAGGAGCTCCTTCTTTTCGTACCCGGTTCTTAGAATTTCTTATCGAAGAGTACAAGGCTGAAGTGAATATAAACGAAGAAAGAAATCACGGATTGGATGAAGAGGTTATGGGTTGCTTTATGGGAACAGCTTTCGTAGGGATAGTGGAATGGTGGATCAGGAAAGGAATGCCTTATCCACCTCATGTCATGGCAAATCAAGTAGGGATGTTGCTTGAGAGGGTGGTATAA
- a CDS encoding SDR family oxidoreductase, producing MSYKGVGAYKLSKLALNGLTRLVAGEIKGDIKINAVDPGWVSSDMGRPSAPRTPKQTAESIPLVSDYWTGRT from the coding sequence ATGTCATATAAAGGAGTAGGTGCTTATAAGTTGTCTAAACTTGCCCTAAACGGATTGACACGATTGGTAGCTGGAGAAATAAAAGGTGATATCAAAATAAATGCGGTCGATCCGGGATGGGTAAGCTCAGATATGGGTAGGCCATCTGCCCCAAGAACTCCAAAGCAAACCGCTGAGTCTATCCCTTTGGTGAGCGACTATTGGACCGGAAGGACCTAA
- a CDS encoding AraC family transcriptional regulator translates to MLLLFTPRPITVILLGVKFYSLDYFTRQFSDYYGTTPSQYRKLHR, encoded by the coding sequence TTGCTTCTTCTATTTACGCCCAGACCTATTACTGTAATCTTACTCGGAGTAAAGTTTTATTCCCTTGATTATTTCACAAGGCAGTTCTCCGATTATTACGGAACTACTCCTTCTCAGTATCGTAAACTGCATCGGTAA
- a CDS encoding dihydrofolate reductase family protein, producing the protein MERPYIICHMLTSLDGKIIGDYLKTERVTYFTDEYEEIHERYGSKAWICGRITMEEHFTFGHQVDLKKEDNIPAIPRTDYVANNDAESYAVAVDPLGKLGWTENSIKPWNENRSEDHIIEVLTEQVSDAYLAHLKKTGISYIFGGKERINFTTVVQKLKKLFSIDNLMLEGGGGLNGSFLNERLIDELSLILVPIADGASNSVTLFESSSSLNKQHPENFYLKEVEKLDDGGLWIKYLTKP; encoded by the coding sequence TTGGAAAGACCGTATATTATCTGCCACATGCTGACTTCATTGGATGGAAAAATTATTGGCGATTATTTGAAAACGGAACGAGTAACCTACTTTACAGATGAATACGAAGAAATTCATGAACGTTACGGATCTAAAGCATGGATTTGCGGCAGAATTACCATGGAGGAACACTTTACTTTTGGGCATCAGGTAGATTTGAAAAAAGAAGACAACATTCCGGCGATTCCAAGGACGGATTATGTTGCTAATAACGATGCCGAAAGTTATGCCGTAGCAGTGGACCCCTTGGGAAAATTGGGGTGGACCGAAAATTCAATTAAACCATGGAATGAGAACAGGTCGGAAGATCATATAATAGAAGTCCTTACAGAGCAAGTTTCAGATGCTTACCTGGCTCATTTGAAAAAGACTGGCATTTCCTACATTTTCGGCGGGAAAGAGCGCATTAATTTTACTACAGTCGTACAAAAGTTGAAAAAACTGTTTTCCATCGATAATTTAATGCTGGAAGGCGGGGGCGGTTTAAATGGTTCCTTTTTAAATGAGAGACTGATTGATGAATTGAGCCTGATTTTGGTTCCAATTGCCGATGGCGCCTCTAACTCTGTGACACTATTTGAAAGCAGCTCTTCTCTGAACAAACAGCATCCAGAAAATTTCTATCTGAAAGAAGTCGAAAAACTGGATGACGGCGGGTTATGGATCAAGTACTTGACAAAACCTTGA
- the ltrA gene encoding group II intron reverse transcriptase/maturase: MKAEYRKGCPQRERVEHEEYAGARSAGIRESRERDGATDLLEQILDRDNLNRAYKQVKRNHGAPGIDGMTVEDALPWLQEHRDELLQNIREGRYKPSPVRRKEIPKPDGSGVRKLGIPTVVDRVIQQAIAQQLQPLFEPLFSDGSYGYRPGRSAQQAIRKVKDYAQQGYGHAVEIDLSKYFDTLNHELLMNLLRKQIQNKRVTELIKKYLKSGVMENGVHCKTEEGSPQGGPLSPLLANIYLNEFDQEMNRRGVNVIRYADDIVVLAKSKRAATRLLESCRKYLENKLRLQMNMRKSKVVSVVARKYFKFLGFALGKNRNGVYIRAHGQSLAKAKKKLKELTSRSQGRNVRQVMEKVKVYIRGWIGYYYVADMKRILKSWSEWLRRRLRMYIWKQWKKPRTKVQNLRKLGIPEWQAYQWGNSRLGYWRIAGSPVLSRSITNEKLAQAGYYDFPAQYERLRQLHLNG; this comes from the coding sequence ATGAAAGCAGAATACCGAAAGGGCTGCCCGCAAAGGGAACGTGTGGAACATGAAGAGTATGCGGGAGCGCGGAGTGCCGGCATTCGGGAAAGTAGAGAAAGAGACGGTGCAACAGACTTGCTGGAACAGATTCTGGACAGAGACAATCTGAACAGAGCCTACAAGCAGGTCAAACGCAACCATGGAGCGCCTGGAATCGACGGAATGACCGTAGAAGATGCGCTGCCATGGCTGCAGGAACATAGAGACGAGCTGTTGCAAAATATCCGGGAAGGCCGATACAAGCCAAGCCCGGTACGGCGCAAGGAAATTCCCAAACCCGATGGAAGTGGAGTACGGAAGCTTGGCATACCCACAGTCGTGGACCGAGTGATCCAGCAGGCGATCGCCCAGCAGTTGCAGCCGCTGTTTGAGCCGCTCTTCTCAGACGGAAGTTACGGCTACCGCCCTGGGCGGAGCGCGCAGCAGGCCATCCGTAAGGTGAAAGATTACGCGCAGCAAGGCTATGGTCACGCGGTAGAAATCGACCTTTCGAAATACTTCGACACACTGAACCATGAACTGCTGATGAATCTTTTGCGCAAACAAATTCAGAACAAGCGTGTAACCGAACTGATTAAGAAATATTTGAAAAGTGGGGTTATGGAGAATGGGGTGCACTGCAAAACGGAGGAAGGCTCTCCGCAGGGAGGCCCTTTATCTCCGCTGCTCGCGAACATCTATCTGAACGAATTCGACCAGGAGATGAACAGACGGGGAGTGAACGTTATCCGGTATGCGGATGACATCGTGGTGCTAGCCAAAAGCAAACGGGCAGCGACGCGGCTTCTGGAGTCTTGCCGGAAGTACCTGGAGAACAAATTGAGACTCCAGATGAATATGCGGAAAAGCAAGGTAGTCAGCGTAGTGGCCCGGAAGTATTTCAAATTCCTTGGTTTTGCCCTGGGAAAGAACAGAAATGGGGTGTATATTCGCGCCCATGGGCAATCCCTCGCAAAAGCAAAGAAGAAGCTGAAAGAACTAACGAGCCGCAGTCAGGGCAGGAATGTTCGCCAAGTCATGGAGAAAGTGAAAGTCTACATTCGCGGATGGATCGGCTACTACTATGTAGCCGACATGAAACGGATATTGAAAAGCTGGAGCGAATGGCTGCGAAGACGCCTGCGGATGTACATCTGGAAACAGTGGAAGAAGCCGAGAACCAAGGTACAGAACCTGCGCAAGCTGGGGATACCGGAATGGCAGGCTTACCAGTGGGGGAACTCCCGTCTGGGGTACTGGCGCATCGCCGGAAGCCCGGTGCTGTCTCGTTCCATAACAAACGAAAAGCTCGCACAGGCAGGATATTATGACTTTCCTGCGCAGTACGAGCGTTTACGTCAATTGCACTTAAACGGTTGA
- a CDS encoding PQQ-dependent sugar dehydrogenase: MLKKALSIMMIFLLLVGCSINEQQNTIGNTQATENTQNTQNTQTTESDLNVEVIAENLEIPWSIEKEGDTFYLSERPGAIVRVENGKVDRQKVELKNQLSTASEAGLLGFVLAPDFQESNLAYAYYTYEDNSERFNRIVTLGLDDGVWSENSVLLDRIPSGPAHHGGRLKIGPDGKLYATAGDAYESEIAQDLDSLGGKILRINLDGSVPSDNPYPNSYVYSYGHRNPQGLAWSPDGKLYASEHGNSQNDEINHIEPGQNYGWPIIEGNEEKSRVISPLYTSGDATTWAPSGMDYFNNKLYVAALRGAAVLEFDLITGQSRSVITGLGRIRDVRIEDNYLYFISNNRDGRGDPQENDDKLYRVSLAAPAFRP, encoded by the coding sequence ATGCTGAAAAAAGCTCTGAGCATAATGATGATCTTTCTTTTGCTGGTTGGATGTTCTATTAATGAACAACAAAATACAATAGGTAACACTCAAGCCACTGAAAATACCCAAAATACTCAAAATACCCAAACTACAGAAAGTGATTTAAATGTAGAGGTAATTGCGGAAAATCTGGAGATTCCTTGGTCGATAGAAAAAGAAGGGGATACTTTTTATTTGTCAGAAAGACCAGGAGCCATCGTTAGAGTCGAAAATGGAAAAGTGGACAGGCAGAAGGTAGAACTTAAGAACCAGCTATCCACTGCTTCGGAGGCAGGATTGCTAGGATTTGTACTCGCTCCTGATTTTCAGGAATCGAATCTGGCTTATGCATATTATACGTATGAAGATAACTCCGAACGATTTAACCGTATTGTAACACTCGGTTTGGATGATGGCGTTTGGAGTGAAAACAGTGTGCTTCTCGACCGTATTCCAAGCGGTCCTGCGCATCATGGGGGAAGACTTAAAATTGGACCTGACGGAAAACTCTATGCAACAGCCGGGGATGCTTACGAATCTGAGATAGCACAAGATCTCGATTCATTGGGAGGAAAAATTTTAAGAATCAATCTGGATGGATCGGTTCCGAGTGACAATCCCTATCCCAATTCCTATGTCTATAGTTATGGACACCGAAATCCTCAAGGATTAGCCTGGTCGCCTGATGGAAAGCTGTATGCCAGTGAGCACGGGAACAGTCAGAATGATGAGATAAATCATATAGAACCCGGTCAGAATTATGGCTGGCCGATCATTGAAGGAAACGAAGAAAAGAGCAGGGTGATCTCTCCGCTATACACTTCTGGAGACGCGACCACTTGGGCGCCATCTGGCATGGACTATTTTAATAACAAATTGTATGTAGCTGCCTTGAGAGGGGCTGCCGTTTTAGAATTTGATCTTATCACAGGTCAATCCCGCAGTGTGATTACCGGGCTAGGAAGAATTCGAGATGTAAGAATTGAAGATAACTATCTTTACTTCATCAGTAATAATAGGGACGGCCGTGGAGACCCACAGGAGAATGATGACAAGCTGTACAGAGTTTCTCTTGCGGCACCAGCTTTCAGACCCTAG
- the resA gene encoding thiol-disulfide oxidoreductase ResA, giving the protein MRNRKTRFILRLSLLLIMISAIVYTLYQHFFTETIRVQAGDQAPNFVLEDMEGNKVQLSDFKGRGVFLNFWGTWCEPCEQEMPYMESQYKQYKDLGVEILAVNIAESDIAIESFVERHGLTFPVLKDKDRAVTEAYDIIPIPTSFLIDKNGTIQKVITGTMTEKDIANYMELIKP; this is encoded by the coding sequence ATGAGGAACAGAAAGACCCGATTTATCCTTCGCTTGAGCCTGCTTCTTATTATGATTTCAGCCATAGTTTACACGCTTTATCAGCATTTCTTCACTGAAACCATTCGGGTTCAGGCAGGAGATCAAGCACCTAATTTTGTCCTTGAAGATATGGAAGGAAATAAAGTTCAGCTATCAGACTTCAAGGGAAGAGGTGTTTTTTTGAATTTCTGGGGGACATGGTGCGAACCGTGCGAACAGGAAATGCCTTATATGGAGAGCCAGTATAAGCAATATAAAGACCTTGGTGTAGAAATATTGGCTGTTAATATTGCGGAAAGCGACATTGCCATTGAATCTTTCGTGGAAAGACATGGACTTACATTCCCGGTTCTGAAAGATAAGGATCGAGCCGTTACTGAAGCTTATGATATTATCCCCATTCCGACCTCATTCTTGATTGATAAGAACGGAACGATTCAAAAGGTTATAACCGGCACTATGACTGAAAAAGATATAGCAAATTACATGGAATTAATAAAACCGTGA
- the ccsB gene encoding c-type cytochrome biogenesis protein CcsB — MIAFSSNLLYAAFFLYLISTFLFGGAIRDRRKQYEKPSKWAAAAISVTILGFVTHLGYFITRWMASGHAPVSNMFEFVTAFSMMFVLGFIILYFLYKVSILGLFTLPITLLMISYGSLFPTNVSPLIPALQSDWLAIHVTTTALGSAVLASSFIAGIIYLLRSVDQTKPSMKTLWLEVIMYFLAATLAFIVITLVFRGLQYEAVYRWVDHNGQEAETTYNLPSLIGPHQGELLTEGRMEALAYVPAVIDAVKLNTVIWSAVTGLLLYFILRLMFRKRISAALQPLTKNIKLDLVDEIGYRSVAIGFPIFTLGALIFAMIWAQIAWTRFWGWDPKEVWALITWLFYAGYLHLRLSRGWQGERSAWLGVIGFGIIIFNLVFVNLIIAGLHSYA, encoded by the coding sequence ATGATCGCTTTTAGCAGTAACCTGCTCTATGCAGCATTCTTTCTATATTTAATTTCAACCTTTCTGTTTGGTGGAGCGATTCGTGATCGAAGAAAACAGTACGAAAAACCAAGTAAATGGGCTGCAGCTGCAATAAGCGTGACCATTCTGGGCTTTGTTACACATCTGGGCTATTTTATCACTAGATGGATGGCTTCCGGACACGCGCCAGTTAGCAATATGTTCGAGTTCGTAACAGCTTTTTCCATGATGTTTGTGCTGGGATTTATCATTCTTTATTTTTTATACAAAGTGTCAATCCTGGGGCTATTCACTTTACCGATTACATTATTAATGATTTCTTATGGGAGTCTGTTCCCTACAAATGTTTCTCCATTAATCCCGGCATTACAATCGGATTGGCTTGCTATTCATGTAACCACAACGGCACTAGGTTCCGCTGTTCTAGCCAGCAGCTTTATTGCGGGTATCATTTATTTACTTCGTTCCGTTGACCAGACGAAACCATCCATGAAAACCCTCTGGCTTGAGGTGATCATGTACTTTTTAGCAGCAACACTTGCTTTTATTGTTATTACTTTGGTTTTTAGAGGATTACAATATGAAGCAGTTTATAGGTGGGTTGATCATAATGGCCAAGAGGCGGAAACCACTTACAATCTTCCTTCACTTATAGGACCTCATCAAGGCGAGCTGCTTACTGAAGGCAGGATGGAGGCTTTAGCCTATGTGCCAGCTGTTATTGACGCGGTAAAACTAAATACGGTCATTTGGTCTGCTGTCACGGGTCTCCTGTTGTACTTCATCCTAAGACTGATGTTCAGGAAAAGAATTTCTGCAGCTCTTCAGCCGTTAACGAAGAATATTAAGCTTGATTTGGTTGATGAAATAGGATACAGGTCGGTAGCCATTGGATTTCCGATATTTACTTTGGGCGCGCTCATTTTTGCGATGATTTGGGCTCAAATCGCCTGGACGCGTTTTTGGGGATGGGATCCTAAGGAAGTGTGGGCTCTGATTACATGGTTATTTTATGCCGGATATTTGCATTTGCGGCTCTCCAGGGGGTGGCAGGGTGAAAGATCAGCATGGCTCGGAGTTATCGGTTTTGGAATCATTATTTTCAACCTGGTTTTTGTGAATCTGATTATCGCCGGACTGCATTCTTACGCCTAA
- the resB gene encoding cytochrome c biogenesis protein ResB, with protein MERVNCECGHVNPYGTILCESCGKQVGKELSEKSVDLRYEGSARRSQTYKKTPLDRIWNFFSSVKVGVGIIALILIASMIGTIFPQQMYIPQNVVPEDFYRDRYGLLGQIYVQLGFNRLYESWWYFLLLAALGISLVIASLDRVVPLYFALKNQGVTRHESFMRRQRLFSETQMTEKSNKQLDTVISKLRNKRYGIRDENGNFLAEKNRFSRWGPYVNHAGLVIFLIGGMLRFIPGMYVDETLWIRDGETRVIPGTNGKYYLGSDKFILETYPKDQGNAVKNYQTNVTLYERKGEILYGDTPRLAKVKDEQIKVNHPLRHDSFALYQVSYQLNELNKMTFSLVDKKSEKSFGRITIDLLNPEKSYDLGNEYKVEILEYFPDFYLDGQGRPSTRSQVPDNPAFVFNMISPENPDGEKSFVAIRNNLEPSGDNQLQMKFENVEMKNVSALTVRKDNTLWILGVGGAIFMIGVIQGMYWNHRRIWIKRSGDAIFIAGYTNKNGYGLQNEINPILKETGLQELTDQTNRKSENRQKEENNDRF; from the coding sequence TTGGAACGTGTAAATTGCGAATGCGGTCATGTTAATCCATACGGAACCATTCTTTGTGAGTCTTGCGGGAAACAAGTTGGTAAAGAACTATCGGAAAAGTCGGTTGATCTGCGTTATGAAGGAAGTGCAAGACGTTCACAAACCTATAAAAAAACACCACTTGATCGAATTTGGAACTTTTTCTCATCCGTTAAAGTAGGAGTGGGCATTATTGCTCTTATTTTAATCGCTTCTATGATTGGAACCATTTTTCCTCAGCAAATGTATATCCCGCAAAATGTTGTACCGGAAGATTTCTACCGGGATCGATACGGCCTGTTAGGCCAAATCTACGTTCAGTTGGGCTTTAACAGGCTGTATGAATCCTGGTGGTATTTTCTGCTGCTGGCGGCTTTGGGAATATCGCTTGTGATTGCGAGTTTGGACCGGGTTGTTCCTTTATATTTTGCTTTGAAAAATCAAGGAGTTACGCGGCACGAAAGCTTTATGCGCAGACAACGTCTTTTCAGTGAAACCCAAATGACTGAGAAATCAAATAAACAATTAGATACTGTTATATCCAAACTAAGGAATAAACGGTACGGTATTCGGGATGAGAACGGGAATTTTCTGGCCGAGAAAAACCGATTTTCCAGATGGGGACCGTATGTTAATCATGCTGGCCTTGTCATCTTCCTGATTGGAGGAATGCTTCGATTTATACCGGGAATGTATGTGGACGAAACGCTTTGGATTCGTGACGGTGAAACCCGTGTTATTCCGGGAACCAATGGAAAGTATTATTTAGGGAGTGACAAGTTTATTCTGGAAACCTATCCCAAAGATCAAGGGAATGCCGTTAAAAATTATCAAACGAATGTGACATTGTATGAACGTAAAGGTGAGATCCTTTATGGAGACACACCAAGGCTCGCTAAGGTGAAAGATGAGCAAATCAAAGTGAACCATCCTTTAAGACATGATTCCTTTGCTCTTTACCAGGTTTCCTACCAATTAAATGAACTTAATAAGATGACCTTTAGTTTAGTTGATAAGAAGAGTGAAAAGAGCTTCGGCCGGATTACGATCGATTTGTTAAATCCAGAAAAAAGCTATGATCTGGGCAATGAGTATAAGGTTGAGATTTTGGAATATTTTCCGGATTTCTATCTCGATGGGCAAGGCCGTCCGTCAACAAGATCACAAGTTCCTGACAATCCAGCTTTTGTGTTTAACATGATATCTCCCGAAAACCCGGATGGTGAGAAAAGCTTTGTTGCTATTCGAAACAACCTTGAACCCAGCGGAGATAATCAATTACAAATGAAATTTGAAAACGTTGAAATGAAAAATGTATCCGCCCTTACCGTTCGTAAAGACAATACGTTATGGATTCTTGGGGTGGGAGGTGCCATTTTCATGATTGGGGTTATCCAAGGGATGTACTGGAACCATCGGAGAATATGGATCAAGAGAAGTGGTGATGCCATATTCATTGCGGGCTATACCAATAAAAATGGGTATGGTCTCCAAAATGAAATCAACCCTATTTTAAAAGAAACTGGCCTTCAGGAATTAACGGATCAAACAAACAGAAAAAGCGAAAACAGACAGAAGGAGGAGAATAATGATCGCTTTTAG
- a CDS encoding cupredoxin domain-containing protein, whose product MKRRVVLLTGSAVLAFGLILAGCGSNTNNASNVSNSSGSSTSDSSSSGSSSTSPTPASSSMSNGDEQMIMVTASDFQWTLDKTEVKAGQPVHFMITSTEGTHGFEIEGTDINTTVSPGSDQTVTWNPDQPGTYTIVCSVMCGTGHENMKTTITVK is encoded by the coding sequence ATGAAACGTCGGGTTGTGTTATTAACAGGAAGCGCCGTTCTGGCATTTGGACTAATTCTTGCAGGATGCGGGAGCAATACAAATAATGCTTCAAACGTCTCGAACTCTTCCGGCAGTTCAACAAGCGACAGCTCTTCTTCCGGTTCCTCATCAACTTCTCCAACTCCCGCTTCAAGTTCCATGTCAAATGGAGACGAACAAATGATTATGGTGACCGCATCCGATTTTCAATGGACGCTTGATAAAACCGAGGTTAAAGCGGGACAACCGGTTCATTTTATGATCACCAGCACAGAGGGTACGCATGGATTCGAAATTGAAGGTACGGACATTAACACAACGGTTTCCCCCGGTTCTGACCAGACGGTAACATGGAACCCTGATCAACCGGGAACCTATACCATTGTTTGTTCCGTAATGTGCGGAACTGGCCATGAAAACATGAAAACGACGATTACTGTTAAATAA
- a CDS encoding DUF4405 domain-containing protein → MFVEMAYYITGNRVHENVGVTLFGLFIAHIILNRRWFSSLLRRKHNFRRILQIGLNFLFLAAMAVMMVSGILISRDLFPLIPVKNDMIFRQMHVQIAYWGFIIMAVHIGFSWGMILNSVRRMTGITGTSRIRTMGLRILAVLIVFYGVYASFEREIGSKLTIYNPFGSLSNDDTSIKFVIDYLTIMGIYISGTHYAIKFIQKQGQRQRGTPKY, encoded by the coding sequence ATGTTTGTAGAAATGGCTTACTATATTACCGGAAATAGAGTCCATGAAAATGTTGGTGTTACGTTATTTGGTTTATTTATCGCCCATATTATTTTAAATCGTCGGTGGTTTAGTTCCCTGCTTCGGAGAAAGCATAACTTTCGGCGGATTCTACAAATTGGACTTAATTTTCTTTTTCTTGCAGCAATGGCTGTAATGATGGTATCCGGAATACTAATTTCCAGGGATCTATTTCCTTTAATTCCGGTAAAGAATGATATGATCTTCCGGCAAATGCATGTTCAGATAGCCTATTGGGGATTTATCATCATGGCGGTTCACATAGGATTTTCTTGGGGAATGATTCTCAATTCAGTACGGAGAATGACGGGAATCACCGGAACGAGTCGTATTCGCACTATGGGATTACGTATTCTTGCGGTATTGATTGTATTTTACGGGGTGTATGCTTCCTTTGAAAGAGAAATAGGTTCTAAACTAACCATTTATAATCCATTTGGCAGCTTGTCGAATGATGATACTTCCATAAAATTTGTAATCGACTATCTAACCATCATGGGAATCTATATCTCCGGGACGCATTATGCTATAAAATTTATTCAAAAACAGGGACAAAGACAAAGAGGGACGCCAAAATACTGA
- a CDS encoding cytochrome P460 family protein: MLKKQLALAALLALTLTACSNNNNNMSMNNMSQQGGQPSETGSNNMSQQEEQPMETGSNNMSQQEESTPGAESGEYAEIGSGANLVNFPDLEDAIVFTTYDRGDIHENIYINSREAIEAVQNGEELPSGTVITLEGYKDGELEHYLVMEKRTGWGSQYSPEERNGEWEFQHFTPAREVADDDIGRCFSCHANQERDQYSFSLDDMKEFDLGTVPQSNSSSTETPIAAIPTEDWEVTEIPAHANLSKVVANEESRSIGEEEKAGLLQDVLLTMYLNQYEN; encoded by the coding sequence ATGCTTAAAAAGCAATTGGCACTTGCTGCTTTACTTGCTCTCACCCTCACTGCTTGCAGCAATAATAATAATAATATGAGTATGAATAATATGTCTCAGCAAGGGGGGCAGCCCTCGGAGACAGGGTCTAATAATATGTCTCAGCAAGAGGAGCAGCCCATGGAGACAGGGTCTAATAATATGTCTCAGCAAGAGGAGAGTACCCCGGGTGCTGAGTCTGGAGAATATGCTGAAATTGGATCTGGGGCCAACCTTGTTAATTTCCCTGATCTTGAAGATGCGATCGTGTTTACGACCTATGATCGAGGAGATATTCATGAAAACATCTATATAAATAGTAGAGAAGCGATTGAAGCCGTGCAGAATGGAGAGGAGCTTCCGAGCGGGACGGTTATCACTCTCGAAGGCTATAAAGATGGAGAGCTTGAACATTATTTAGTGATGGAAAAACGCACGGGCTGGGGTTCCCAGTATTCGCCTGAAGAACGTAATGGGGAATGGGAATTCCAGCATTTTACTCCTGCCAGAGAAGTGGCTGATGATGATATAGGCCGTTGCTTTTCCTGCCACGCAAATCAGGAAAGGGACCAATATTCGTTTTCATTAGATGACATGAAAGAGTTTGATTTAGGAACGGTTCCACAATCAAACAGCAGCAGTACAGAAACCCCAATTGCAGCTATCCCTACAGAGGACTGGGAGGTAACTGAAATACCTGCTCATGCGAATCTATCTAAGGTTGTAGCCAATGAAGAAAGCAGGTCAATAGGGGAAGAGGAAAAAGCAGGATTACTTCAAGATGTTCTTTTAACCATGTATTTAAATCAATATGAAAATTAA
- a CDS encoding TetR/AcrR family transcriptional regulator, producing MMKVDRRVAKSQEAIKKALIELMTEKSFDTITIQDISDRANVNRGTIYLHYLDKFDLLDKIMEEHIYNMSNFCESAAEMDFLESTVHCMEYFENNFLFFSTMLASEGAPYFRNRFLKFNIEEFRKDVDTTQGKNVGQSEDVVVEFVANAYVGVVEWWLKNGMPYPPRDMAEKVGELLERLV from the coding sequence ATAATGAAAGTTGATCGAAGAGTAGCCAAAAGCCAAGAAGCCATTAAGAAAGCTCTTATTGAACTGATGACTGAAAAAAGTTTTGATACCATTACCATTCAAGATATTTCCGACAGGGCAAATGTAAACCGAGGAACCATTTATCTTCATTACCTAGATAAATTTGACCTGTTAGATAAGATCATGGAAGAACATATATACAATATGAGTAATTTTTGCGAGTCGGCAGCTGAAATGGATTTTTTAGAATCGACTGTACACTGTATGGAGTACTTTGAGAATAATTTTTTATTCTTTTCGACCATGTTAGCGAGTGAAGGAGCTCCGTATTTTCGCAACCGCTTCCTTAAGTTTAATATCGAAGAATTCAGGAAAGATGTGGACACAACACAAGGAAAAAATGTTGGTCAAAGTGAAGATGTAGTTGTTGAATTTGTTGCAAATGCATATGTAGGGGTAGTCGAATGGTGGTTAAAGAATGGAATGCCTTATCCGCCTCGTGATATGGCAGAAAAAGTTGGAGAGTTATTAGAAAGATTAGTATAA